TTTCCATGAGTAATATTCTTCCACAATTACCACTGTATTTTATAGCTATTATATGTGGTATTATATCATTTTTAGTAACTCGTTTGTCAATGCCTAAGATTATTAAAAAACTTGAAAAGGCAGAAATTGTTGGAAAAGATATCCATAAGTCTTGGAAACCTATTGTAGCTGAAATGGGTGGTTTTGGGATTCTTTTTGGTTTTATTATAGGTATTTTTGCAGGAATTGGAATGCACGATCTTTTAACATTCCAGTTAATGGTTGTCTTGGTTGTTATTTTGCTTGTTGGAATCATTGGTATTGTTGATGATTTGTTGGTTTTGTCATCCAAGGAAAAATTCTTTTTGCTCTTTTTAGCGGGAATTCCTCTTGTTTGGGCTGCACCTCCTCACGTAGGTATTATTTATTTGATTTGCATTCCTATAGCTTTGTCTATTGGTGCTAATATTACAAACATGTTGGCTGGTTTAAACGGTATTGAATCCGGTTTGGGTATTATTTCCTTAACTTCTTTAACCATCGCATGTATTATTCTTGGAAAATATGACGTAACCATTATTAGTATGAGTATGTTGGGGTCTCTTGTTGCATTTCTATACTTCAACAAGCATCCTGCAAAGGTATTTCCTGGAGATACAGGTACTTTGATCATTGGTGCTACTATTGTTTCTATCGCATTCATCGGTAGGGTTAAGTTAATAGCTTTAATCGTTTTGTTGCCTAACATTATTGATGCTGCTCTTAAGTTTTATAGTGCTGGTGTTATGGAGAGGCAGCAGTTTGAACCTACTAAAGTCAATGATGAGGGAAAGCTTGTAAGGCCGGAGGTAGGTTTCAAATCTTTAATCAGACTTGTTTTAAGAAAACCTATTTCTGAGAAAAAGGCGGTTAGAATCATTTGGGGCATTGGCATTGTATTTGGAATCATTGGTATTGCTGTTGCTTGCATAATGCCTGGTGTTTTGGAAAATCAGACTTTGGCTAATTTCATGCAAATTAAGGAATTTTTCTATCATATGTAGTTGGGATTGTTTAAAATGAGGCTTGGAATTATTGGTTATGGTAATATAGGTAGCTTGATTTCTAATAATCTGGAAGCTGTTGGATTTTTGGAGGATAATGTTTTGAACTTATCCAACAGATCTTTCTCCAAGATTGAAAGTCTTGATTCCAGGATTAACAAGTTTGAAAGTAATGTTGATCTTGCTAAAAGTTCTGATGTTATATTCATTTCAGTTAAAAGCCCTGATTTAATTGAGGTTATTGAAGAGATAGCTCCTTTTATTGAAGATGAAACTTATTTGGTGCATTCATCTGCAGGAATTAGTTTTAAGGATATAGCTAATGTATATGATGGTCAAGTTTCCTGCGTAATCCCTTCAATTTCATCATGGCCATCTGAAAACAATCAAAAATCAGGAATCTCTATTTTTTATCATGATGAGAACGTGTCAATGGAAAACAGGAGAAATATTGAAGGGCTGTTTTCAAAGTTCAGCAAAGTAATAACCGCTGACAACTATGATGACCTTGAGGCATTGACTGTTGCAACCAGTTGCATGCCGGCATTCATAGCTTTTGCAACAGCACTGTTTGCAAAGGAATTGGAAAGAAATTCTAATTTGAGCTATGAGGACATTTACGGATATTTGAATGAAACTAACTATAGCACTGCCAACTTGTTGAATCAGGATATTTTCGGAAGTGATGAATTAATAAATAAAGTTGCTACAAAAAATGGTATCACTCAAAAGGGTTTAGATTATCTTTATAATGAATTACCTTTAATT
This genomic interval from Methanobrevibacter sp. contains the following:
- a CDS encoding pyrroline-5-carboxylate reductase; this translates as MRLGIIGYGNIGSLISNNLEAVGFLEDNVLNLSNRSFSKIESLDSRINKFESNVDLAKSSDVIFISVKSPDLIEVIEEIAPFIEDETYLVHSSAGISFKDIANVYDGQVSCVIPSISSWPSENNQKSGISIFYHDENVSMENRRNIEGLFSKFSKVITADNYDDLEALTVATSCMPAFIAFATALFAKELERNSNLSYEDIYGYLNETNYSTANLLNQDIFGSDELINKVATKNGITQKGLDYLYNELPLIYNNLIKKLM
- a CDS encoding multidrug transporter, whose product is MSNILPQLPLYFIAIICGIISFLVTRLSMPKIIKKLEKAEIVGKDIHKSWKPIVAEMGGFGILFGFIIGIFAGIGMHDLLTFQLMVVLVVILLVGIIGIVDDLLVLSSKEKFFLLFLAGIPLVWAAPPHVGIIYLICIPIALSIGANITNMLAGLNGIESGLGIISLTSLTIACIILGKYDVTIISMSMLGSLVAFLYFNKHPAKVFPGDTGTLIIGATIVSIAFIGRVKLIALIVLLPNIIDAALKFYSAGVMERQQFEPTKVNDEGKLVRPEVGFKSLIRLVLRKPISEKKAVRIIWGIGIVFGIIGIAVACIMPGVLENQTLANFMQIKEFFYHM